A single region of the Nocardioides aquaticus genome encodes:
- a CDS encoding DUF2231 domain-containing protein, producing MFDHPLVVHAVVVLLPLAVLGTLALALRPAWRLRYGWLLVGVTAVATVLVPVATSSGEALERRVGNPGEHAELGDTLIWFAAPLLVLVLAMVLLERRRSGATRDGDGPGAPGGPGRGLATGVAVVAVVVALGTAVQVYRIGDSGARAVWGGSVGASSAR from the coding sequence ATGTTCGACCACCCGCTCGTCGTCCACGCGGTCGTCGTGCTGCTCCCGCTGGCCGTCCTCGGGACCCTGGCCCTGGCCCTGCGTCCCGCGTGGCGCCTCCGGTACGGGTGGCTGCTGGTCGGCGTGACCGCGGTCGCGACCGTGCTGGTGCCCGTGGCCACCTCCTCCGGCGAGGCCCTCGAGCGGCGCGTGGGCAACCCCGGGGAGCACGCCGAGCTCGGCGACACCCTGATCTGGTTCGCGGCGCCGCTCCTGGTCCTGGTGCTGGCGATGGTGCTGCTCGAGCGCCGACGCTCGGGCGCGACCCGGGACGGCGACGGTCCGGGCGCTCCGGGCGGCCCGGGACGCGGCCTGGCCACCGGGGTCGCCGTGGTCGCGGTGGTGGTGGCGCTCGGCACCGCGGTCCAGGTCTACCGGATCGGGGACAGCGGCGCCCGCGCGGTGTGGGGCGGCTCGGTCGGCGCCTCCTCGGCGCGCTGA